ttttcatgcattttctaaaacaacaacttgatctccatatcaaattgtgttgtttatccttagatcaatttcattgattataaatgcaagaaatgatgacatggcataaaatgatatcataaatgcaaacatgtgccaatgtcatgatgtcatggcataaaatatgaaacttaaataaagcatgacatataactaacctaagcattatcatgacatttcaaatgatcataaaataaatatgatgtcatggcatagtatatggcaaacaaccatggtaagttagcacaaataaaatacctagattacctatctaagtatccttaacaccttagctaacttaaaatctaaacctagattgctcaaagtgcttcaagaaaatgcccaaacctaagttggcattcctatttttcttgattaatttatgccacttaacattaagtatatcctcaaatattggcatatttcatatttcctcaagaatagcacctttttaattaaggcctagattgtcttaaattcctaagagagtaccaagaccccaacttggtatttctctaggttttcctaacttgtgccaataaagattaaagtcgatatatttttttcaaatatggcacaatttactcttcaaggagtaaatgataaatccatttcattttcaaggattcacaaaaccttgaaaatgtttcttgagtgtcaatttcctcaaagttgggttaactacccttctaatcggagttgacactctctgacccatctatggggtagagaagatgctcctaggaacccaatacctattagagctcattgggttcactaaatattcactagggataacttccctagcaaccctcctaatgaccctcttaggctttaaagtctTGATCATTtcggactcatcaagatcaactctaggggtgactccccttgtgaccttggtgttggtcttcctagccctaggttttgttccataatcgaatggaacattatgataggtgggcttgaccatttgggacttaggtttgtgacacaaacctttcttgtccttgggctttgaaatttgacccttagaccctagagttgacttctctaaattctttagggccttttctaaagtatcaagtcttgacctcaagacttgattctccttctctaatacctcaatttttaatttttctttgaggtattcctaggcatgtgtctagttgttttggggtttctacctagattttccttagccttagatgagttaatcctagggttgacatttctagtattatccttatctaagctaacatatttagcacctaagcacacataTGGTTTTCTattgttaacatgctcatcattatttgcaatagcaataaaactactagcatgtttcttatttgaattgcaataatgtgccttaaaaggtaccttagggtttgccttagctccccctatcgatgtgcatcccttgtccttgtgaggttgcctcccccttggacattgactccgataatgtccccttcgcttgcattggaagcataccacgtgctccttgcctttgcgtgtcgggactccggctcccttgacctttggtgtcggtggagtcttcctaaccctccttggacacttactcttgtagtgcccaaattccctacactcaaagcatattatatgtaacttatttgaaattacaatgcttgagttacctagggttgaggatggatgaaggctctcttcctcatcccttccggaggtagatgcttcttcttgctccgatcttgaagaagagacctcctcctcttcttccttagacgttgagtgactctcaacttctaattcgctccctccatgatgtgagctacttggctcacttaactcctcttcatggcttgaagtggagctcccctcatggaacttgaccaaattgttccacaattccttggcattgttgtaaccacctatcctacacaaaatgtcattaggtaaagaaaattcaatgattttcgttacctcatcattgatggttgattagtggatttgctccttggtccactccttcttctctagggtttctcctttcttgtccatcggagacttgaaacctaattgaacacaactccaattttcaaggttagtcataagaaaatacctcattcttaccttccaatacgcgaagtcgcagcactcgtagaatggtggaaacgtgatgtcttctccgagtcgatccattctctagcttgtgctcccccgggtgttaatccgacgaagagcaacgtggctctgataccacttgttgggatcgatggtctcggctagagagggggggagtgaatagccgccccaaatcgttcgcgtttctttctacaaactagggttagcgcagcggaaataagaacaagaaacgaaaacaagaagatcaaacctcaacgcgtcgatgtaacgaggttcggagataaactcctactcctcggcgtgtccgtaaggtggacgagccctatcaatccgtcggtggatgagtccccggagaaccggctaataatcactccttctgggtggagaaacctcgccacaaagttttgcaaaagcaatacaagaaggagtatacagcaagaagcaaaatacaatacaactgtaaaaccttcgcttacttgccttctcttcgactggatgaagcagcagcttcaagcgacgcctacaacagcaggaacccagccgaaggaagctcacgcgaaccttcggagaagaacttgcggcagcaagaagaagaagcagaagcttcgtagcagaagaagaaaaagagtttCAGAGAGTTCAAAGCACTTTTTttctgtagcagccctcgatctcctttatacCTGCAAAGCAGACCTGCAaagcagacagcgaagaagacggagatacccgTTGAGAGAGCCAACGGAtatatctggaccgatcaggacatatcctgatcggtccaggaagactctgatcggtcctggggaccgatcagatcttcctctgatcggtccccaggaccgatcagagcttcctctgatcggtccagggaccgatcagcatgctatCTTCTTTTTCCTCCCGAACTTCttttcgctttctgatcggtctgcagaccgatcagatgacaaacagtagcatactgtttggttactgatcggtcaccagaccgatcagttaaccgtgtatcactggatcgatccactgatcgatccaggtcttggtttttgcccaaaccaagttctacaccttccaaaccaatatctggtcaacctttacCTATTGGTATcttatgcttagcatccggtcactcccttgacctgctaagcctccccaccaagtgtccggtcaatccctttgacccacttggacttttcttttcgtgtcaagtatccggtcactcccttgaccttctcaacaccagatgtccgatcacccttgatctatctggatttcccttgcccggcttcactcaccaggactttcacctagcttcactcactaggattttcacctggcttcactcaccaggatttccaatctgcccggcttcactcaccaggactttcccactacctggcttcactcaccaggactttccctttcacctagcttcactcactaggattttcacctggcttcactcaccaggatttccaatctgcctggcttcactcaccaggactttcccactgcctggcttcactcaccaagactttccctttTACCTatgttcactcactaggattttcacctgtcttcactcaccaggatttccaatctgcctggcttcactcaccaggacttttccgtcttcctggcttcacttaccaggactttccacatccggtccagagaacgagctaccgagccctctctgaccacagttcggagaacgagctaccgagccctctcctacTTCGTcaggtccaaagaacgagctacctagccctctctgacctagtccggagaacgagcttccgagccctctccgacttccacttgccaagttctcatacttggacttttcccgtgtcaggtcaactcacctcgggtcaaccaggtcaacctagacctaaggttgcaccaacaatctcccatcaaaatacaactcttctggttttgtcaaacatcaaaatacaactcgagtcaggtcaactcgagtcgggtcaaccaggtcaaccttgacctaaggttgcaccaacaatacctTATCAACCGAGATTAATCAGTCAAGCGTATACAAACACTACTGTCTGGTAGACCTTCCCTCTGTCGGCAGCATACTAAGGGTCGTGCGAAACTAAATGCCTCTGTACTCGACCGGTCTATTGAGCTCGGCTGGTCATaccttatcgaccgagattaacCAGTCGGGCGTATACAAACACTACTGCCCGGTGGACCTTCCCTCAGTCGGCCGCATACCAAGGGTCGTGCGAGACTAAATGCCTCTGTACTTGACCAGTCTATTGAGCTCGGCCGGTCATACTTTATCGATCGAGATTAACCCGTCGGGCATATATAAGCTTCAGGACATCTCATTGCTAAGTGCTTCTACGTTCGATCAGTATTTGTTTGCCGAACGTGCTATGTCTTCATTTTGCATGAAGTTAAATACTTCTATACTCAATTGGTTATTCATACTCAGTCGGCCTTTTCCTGCCGATCTCATATGCTTGGCCAATCCATTTCGTTCAACCATTCTTTGCCTGCTAAACGTGTAACAACATTCTTACCCAGTCAAACCCTTTTTCGGGCAACCTACTACATCCTCATCCTACTCTTTTCCACCTTCCTTATCCTCATTATCCCTTTTTTCTCTCCTACAAAGGTTCACTCATCATAACCCATATTATtggttttttgaatttaaaaatcggAACCTAATAGAATAAGTTGGCATAAGCGagctttttttttaataaatgggTTATTTcggtttaattgattttttagggtggaaaaaaatcaaaaaaaaattgtCTTAACTCAGATATAATCTATCCTTTCTCTAGTTCATCCTTGCACATAAatattagattttattttatGCCGTATCTAAATTTAACTATGTTATACATGATAAAAAAATAGCAatgacattattattattattatttgacatTTAGTATTTAATTTATATCAATTCATTATGAGGATGGCCGATCGagtcttataaaaaaaatttattgatcaTCAGAATAGTATTCTGATGAATTAGAAAGTACTTACTAAAAGTCTATTAACCAAACATTCTTAGTCATGACATCAGTTTACTCACTCAAAATTAATTGTTCATCAAAATCACTGGGCAGGAGCTCCTACCATTATATTATTAAGCTACTCGTACATTTTTATGCTTAAGCATTGCCGGAGACAGCGAGTATTTGCGTTTATGTTGCATGCTAGAAAACAGCAGTCTAGAAGGAAGAAGTCCATGTCGACGGATTTTCGATCGTACGTAGCACGTAAATCTGCATGTGTACTGTTCGGTATTCAGCCACGCGAAGGCGGAACTGTCGAGACGCCATGCTGCTGCAGCTCTACCAGCACGCTGTCCGCTGCGGGGGGCTTCAGGCCTAGAGGCAGCGGCAGCCATGGCTTTGCTAAAACGTCTTCGATAGCCGCATCAATGCTTTCTAACCACTgaacaagtttaatttaaatcaaaaaataaaataaatcaattatGAGCGTCTTGTAGGcactaattatattattttttaaacgattttctatatatattaatttattatactcctattttgttaattataaaatggaataaaattactttaacttgattaatttggAGCATTTTTAtatctaattatattttattaatttaataaaaaaagttttaatttgatccaaattaaaaatgatatatatatatataattctaattaattgttaaaatttattttgatataataatattttataagtaataattttgctaaattaaataaaaatataaatgaatttattttttaaaaaaaaaatactcacaGGATGAGCATCTGGCTGTAGTTTTGAGTTGGTGAGAGGGGAAGGAATCTCCCTATAGATTGGATGATGCGGAACTATTCCTGGCACCGTCGCACCGGCAAATCTCTGCGTACGTGGAGATAATTTAAAGAGAAATGATATttatctagaattttcatctagaaaattcatctagatagacacataaatgatgggtccacaaaaaatgaaatgatgggtcccatcatttatgtgtctatctagatgaattttctagatgaaaattctagatgagtaTCATAGctctaatttaaattaattagaaaAAATTCATCATAATTTATATctgaaataatattattaattaattaaatcgatTACCGGCGTGGGTAACGGCTGAGGAAAGCAAAGCGCTCCCTGCGTCACAGCCCGTGGAACCATTCCctgtaattaaattaaattaaattaagatgaAATGAAGATGAAATGTAATGTAATGAAATGAAATAAATAAGAACTTGTATACTCTTGAGTAGTGGTGGTTGTGCCAATAAGGATCCACCGGCGGCTGAGCTGCCGCCCAGGGCTGCGCCGGCGTAGGGGACCGATGCGGGAGCCACACGTGGGGAGGGGTCATCGGCGCGGTTTCCCCCACCGTCGGATGGCCCCAGACGTGGAGCGGACGGAAGGGCGGCTGGAGTTGCGTCGGCAGTGGTGGATGCCGAGGAGGGAACCCGATCGTCGGAGCCAGCCATGGGGTGATGTCCGCCGCCCTCTTCACCCCGCCACCGCCGCCTCCGATCTGCCGCCGTTGGCTCCAGGTCGCGGCCTCCGCCTCCCGCGCCAGCAAATGCTTCCGATGCGATCGGTATTTCTACACATCAATCATTGATCTCGATCGATGTCAGTAAATGCGTGTGTGCATTAATTAATCAGTTTGAAATTGATTGATATTTGTAGTTCGATTCGACAAGAACAGGGATGGCGACAAAGCATTAATCGAGGGCAAAATCTCAAATCTGCTGCAGTACTTCCTTGGGAAATCATTCGATCGAATCCAGATTCCGATGAGGAAAAAAGAGTACTGTACTTGAAGGTGGCTTGCGATGTTGTGGCGAGTGAGGCAGTCGATCCCCATGAGTTCTAAAATCCTCGAGGGCAAGGCCTTGTCGATCCCCAGCTGCTCCACCGCCTGAACGAACCTCCGGTGAAGCTCCGGCGTCCAGTCCACCTACCACAGAAGGAAATAAGGTAAGTGAAGACCGTGATTCCTTCCACTTTTGGTTGTTTTAATTGCACTCAGATCTGCCAGATGCACCcgtgaagagagagagagaaagagagagagagagaggagtttGTGGCTCACCTTTGCTTTGCGCTTCCCCTGCGACGGCGATGGCTTACGGTTCTTATCGCCCTCTTGCTTTACCACCTCATCGCCCCAGGTCGCTTCCTTATCCCCCTCTACGACGGCGGCCTCGACCACTAGGCCATCGGCGGCCGACTCCTCAGCCTCTGCACTTCCCACCGGGAACTCCGCGAAGATTTCTGCCGGATCCAGCTCCAGCTCCGGCAGCACGTCCCCATCGACGTCGATCCCCATGAAGAGGTCCCCGAAGTTGATGTCGTCGAGGAACGCCTCGTCGTCTAAGGTCTCATCCCCGCCGCTGAGGAAGCTTCCCGGAGCGCCTTCCTCGCCGTTGGACCCTCGCCGTTGTTCCACCGCAAGCATATCCACCTCCAGAAAGGTGCGCCCGCCAGGTGTTTGTGCTTTTGCCCAGCAGAAAGCTTTAGTAGTTTTTGTACTAGCTagctaattccttaagaaagctAGATTTGATGCACATGAGCAAGGTCCTGCATGAGAGAAAGAGAAACCGCTAGAGAGAGGGATAGAAGCAGAGGAATTTATTAATTGGTATTTTCTCAAAGGGGCCTCTTGGGTTTGGGAATTTCTCAAATGGCGCATTATAATTTCATATTTCCCAAAGATATACTTCTTCTAAAAAATAAATACCTGGGCTAAAAATCAAAAAAGCGACTTTATGTTTTTGAAATTATCGTTTGAGTGCCCTTTTTAATAAGAAGGACGCCTAATCTCATATAGACATGACCCCGGGTCGTGTCCAGCCTAACCTGACCCCAGGTAGTTCGCACATGTAATCGAGTTAATTAGTCGATTGCTCGAGACCCAGTTCATCGGGTTGATACTAGTCCGTTGACCCAATTCGTCGGACCGAACTGAAACCGGCCCGGCAAATTATCGGGCTAGTTCCGGTTCCTTAAGTGCAAA
This region of Zingiber officinale cultivar Zhangliang chromosome 9A, Zo_v1.1, whole genome shotgun sequence genomic DNA includes:
- the LOC122020855 gene encoding probable transcription factor GLK1 isoform X2; its protein translation is MLAVEQRRGSNGEEGAPGSFLSGGDETLDDEAFLDDINFGDLFMGIDVDGDVLPELELDPAEIFAEFPVGSAEAEESAADGLVVEAAVVEGDKEATWGDEVVKQEGDKNRKPSPSQGKRKAKVDWTPELHRRFVQAVEQLGIDKALPSRILELMGIDCLTRHNIASHLQKYRSHRKHLLAREAEAATWSQRRQIGGGGGGVKRAADITPWLAPTIGFPPRHPPLPTQLQPPFRPLHVWGHPTVGETAPMTPPHVWLPHRSPTPAQPWAAAQPPVDPYWHNHHYSRGMVPRAVTQGALCFPQPLPTPSYDTHLEFSSRKFI
- the LOC122020855 gene encoding probable transcription factor GLK1 isoform X1: MLAVEQRRGSNGEEGAPGSFLSGGDETLDDEAFLDDINFGDLFMGIDVDGDVLPELELDPAEIFAEFPVGSAEAEESAADGLVVEAAVVEGDKEATWGDEVVKQEGDKNRKPSPSQGKRKAKVDWTPELHRRFVQAVEQLGIDKALPSRILELMGIDCLTRHNIASHLQKYRSHRKHLLAREAEAATWSQRRQIGGGGGGVKRAADITPWLAPTIGFPPRHPPLPTQLQPPFRPLHVWGHPTVGETAPMTPPHVWLPHRSPTPAQPWAAAQPPVDPYWHNHHYSRGMVPRAVTQGALCFPQPLPTPRFAGATVPGIVPHHPIYREIPSPLTNSKLQPDAHPWLESIDAAIEDVLAKPWLPLPLGLKPPAADSVLVELQQHGVSTVPPSRG